DNA sequence from the Malus domestica chromosome 06, GDT2T_hap1 genome:
TGAAAGATTCAAGAATCTCTATAGAGATATGGGGGTTGTGTCTGTCACGTTGCCCTAGACCGACTGATGGAGTGTGATCGATATGATGAGTCTGATGATGACATCATGGTGGAAAATCAAATTACCATTTATTACGCAAACACCAATCTTAATCTTAAACATTCCATTATaccaaaattagggtttttttttgtttttgtttttgttatgaaTAATTCCCCATAGTCCATCTTAATCTGAACTGTCAACATTTTTTATTACCaagttttgcaaaaaaaaaaaaaaaaaaaaaaaaaaaagactgttTGTGTGTTTGAATCATGTCACTGATTGTGGACATTTAGATATTGGTTGTCATGAGTAGGAGACCAAAGGAGACAAGTAGCTAGACAACAAGAAGCAAGCGAGAAAGGAAGTTGGGACAAGTTACTTCTATTTAGCACTTTGAGGAGATTTGTCTTTCCTTTCATAAAAGGGTTGATTCGCGGCATGTCAAGCCCTGGTAATGTTGATCTCTTTACATTGAATTAAACCACATGCTTCATCGCTTGTACGGACTTTCATCAATTCATTATTGAATGGGTAGTCAATACAATTTTGAATGTTTTGCTTATATACAAAGTAACAAATATTATAATTGAAttgtttgatcactttttaGTCATTCATTGAAAGGGATACACGACTTAAACAATGAAAAGGAATTAGGATCTCAATGGAAATGTCGTCTGTTAACCAGTTTTTTTGAAATTCTTTTTTTGATAATTGGTAGGAATTTTATATCTTTATTTCCTTCTtagcaaaatttttttttttccacaaggTATATATCGTAATGTCTTTCTATAGGATTGCAAGTCTTTTTATTAGCTTGTGTTTGTGGTGCACAATTTTATGGAATGTAGGTGTTTGTGGTGCACAATTTTATGGAATGTAGGTAGCTATTATGATTGATTTGATATCGattcatccttttttttttaggaaaactaatgaaaaggacttgaaaactttgagttttaacgataaggacaaaataaagggtaaagtgaatagtaccatgattgattttttagtgtaaaaatgtggtttttcattaaagtgaacagtaccaagatcttttcgttaaagttcctttttttttttgcttcaggAGTTTCATAATTGGATATTGAACCAAACCAtgggtaaattattattattttttaaatcatattattttCGGTGTATAGGATATATCAGTCATTTTATTATCTAGACCTTGGTCGTTCGTTTCTTAACCAaggaaataattataaaaaacagTGGTTATTGTTGAAAATACTAGTGGGTATTGAATGCCCACGTAGAAACTGAAAACATTGGTAGCAGTTTTCAATGACCATGCAAATTGGAAAGTGACTTTGGATGCAGGAGATCATGTTTGTCAAAGGTTACATGCTGTAAATTTCCATATGTAATTAATACGGTTGTttgagttgctctataaatagagcactcgaATGCAATCAAAGGATACGGAAAAACAGATCAATAATATCATCCATCCCCCCTAATTTTCCATCtccttgtgttttaattacagtgtgatattttaccCTTGCTTCGGTCCACTCActataaaggttatctctctaacttttacatttatataacacgttatcagcacgagtctCTAAATATAACCATGTCTCATTTACATTCACTAAACAAAAAGGGAAAccattctctcatttctctccgccgaacgaaaaaaaaaaagtttcctctaaggtttttcctgttcatcttcttcctctgcctcaaTTGCGCAGTATACCCTCGCGACGAACTATTTGCTCCATGCCTGCTTGTAGTTCTCCAACTAGCGGTTACATACATCTTTGATTACTTGTTTGGCTTGGATATTGATTACTAACCcagtatttatttatgttgattttactgcaatccaagatggtgcagtacaatcgcccatcttgaactgcaaattTCATCTTACTgcgatccaagatggtgcggtatcatcgcctatcttggactgcagatctacttttactgcaaatttcaggtggagcggtataatcgcccaccttGCTCTGCAAATTTACATTTACCTgttgtttaatttcattgcaactttaggtggtgcggtataatcgcccaccctgCTCTAcgtatttcaattttcttgctaCTTGAGTGGTGCAGACTAATCGCCCATTCCATGTTACATTCtttcaatgagaatggtgcggtacaatcgcccttCTCATTCACCCTGAAAATCTCGAGCTAGAAGTTTagagtgcttatcattttggcctgaagatcaaaataaaaaatttgtaagaaccagaagttctaacattACATTCCTTTTggaatacatattattgcaagttcttacacatctcattttctttcagaaaagaaaatggcgaacttggcaaagcttgaatatgctgccctggacattaccgggaagaattaccttacctgggtacttgataccaagatccatctggaagcagggaatcttggatataccatcagggaagaaagcagctcatcctctcaagatcgggcgaaggccatgatctttattcgccgccatcttgatgaggcactaaagagtgagtacttaacggttgaagatccgttagctCTCTGGGAGGCCTTGAGaagcagatacaatcaccagacaacggtgattcttccaaaagcTTGCTATGAGTGGTCTCACCTGAGAATTCAGGATTTCAAATCAGTAGCGGAGTACAATTATGCGTTGTTCAGGATTACCTCTCAGATGAGGCTCTGTGGGGATACCATTACTGAGGAAATGTTGCTGGAAAAGACTTACAACGCATTTCATGCCAATAACGTGCTCCTGCAGCAGCAGTATAGAGCGCGAGGCTacactgaatacaaccagctgatatctgtgctcttggtagctgaacagaacaatgagctcctgatgaaaaatcataattcccgacctactggatctgcaccattcccagaagtgaatgctgCTTCCCTCGAAGTGAACGCCACATCCTCTGGTGGTGATTATCATAAacgaggacgtggccacaaACGAGGTCGATGGAATAGGAAAGGCAAGAACCACGGTGgtcagtttcacaaccaggttccgAGGCATAATTCTGGCCCGAGCTTCAAAAATGTGAATCGTCACAAAGGAAAAGCTCACATGACCAATGCTCCCAGTAACTCTGAAGGAgcctgccataggtgtggtggcaatgggcatTGGGCGCGAACTtgtcgtaccccaaaacatctggtgaagttgtatcaagcctccctcaaggagaagggtgtcgagaccaattttctcgaccaggctaaaccaatggatatacctgatccagTGTTTGATTTATCAGGGCAATTTGACGCAACTCACCTCGATGTTTCAGACTTCATTATGGAAAAGGGGAATGAAGTATATCGGTCCGATTAAAtcgtttatgtttgatgtacttttattatgcTGAACTTGTCGTCTAAAACTAGTTTTTCAGattcaataaaagtggcatGTAAAGTTCCTGTTATAAATTGTTTGTTAACTGTGATTCCATTTACTCAGaaagcatggataaaaactGTGGTTATTCTCATAACATGAGAAATGGCGgagatatttgtcttgcagacagtgcaaccacacatacaatacttcatgatcgaaagtatttctcaagcTTAATGCTTACAAGAGTAGGGGTAACAACTATATCAAGACCTTCAAATGTGattgaaggctcagggaaagcccagattatgttaccaaatggaacaatattgtccatacaaaatgcattgtatgctactcgatctacttgaaatttgttgagtttcaaagacatacgtctaaatggataccacattgaaacgaaaagtgcagaaaatgtggagtatctatgcattacctccaatgatacccagaagcgtatattggagaagttgcgtgGTTTTTCGAGTGGattatattatacatacataaggacaattgaatcacatactgtcatgaaccagaagttcattgattcaaaagtttacatgctttggcatgaccgtctgggtcatccaggatccaccatgatgcgtaggatcattaccaactctaatggacatccattattgagcagagacattgctatctcaaat
Encoded proteins:
- the LOC139196899 gene encoding uncharacterized protein, with the protein product MIFIRRHLDEALKSEYLTVEDPLALWEALRSRYNHQTTVILPKACYEWSHLRIQDFKSVAEYNYALFRITSQMRLCGDTITEEMLLEKTYNAFHANNVLLQQQYRARGYTEYNQLISVLLVAEQNNELLMKNHNSRPTGSAPFPEVNAASLEVNATSSGGDYHKRGRGHKRGRWNRKGKNHGGQFHNQVPRHNSGPSFKNVNRHKGKAHMTNAPSNSEGACHRCGGNGHWARTCRTPKHLVKLYQASLKEKGVETNFLDQAKPMDIPDPVFDLSGQFDATHLDVSDFIMEKGNEVYRSD